A genomic segment from Gorilla gorilla gorilla isolate KB3781 chromosome 3, NHGRI_mGorGor1-v2.1_pri, whole genome shotgun sequence encodes:
- the NSD2 gene encoding histone-lysine N-methyltransferase NSD2 isoform X5 translates to MEFSIKQSPLSVQSVVKCIKMKQAPEILGSANGKTPSCEVNRECSVFLSKAQLSSSLQEGVMQKFNGHDALPFIPADKLKDLTSRVFNGEPGAHDAKLRFESQEMKGIGTPPNTTPIKNGSPEIKLKITKTYMNGKPLFESSICGDSAADVSQSEENGQKPENKARRNRKRSIKYDSLLEQGLVEAALVSKISSPSDKKIPAKKESCPNTGRDKDHLLKYNVGDLVWSKVSGYPWWPCMVSADPLLHSYTKLKGQKKSARQYHVQFFGDAPERAWIFEKSLVAFEGEGQFEKLCQESAKQAPTKAEKIKLLKPISGKLRAQWEMGIVQAEEAASMSVEERKAKFTFLYVGDQLHLNPQVAKEAGIAAESLGEMAESSGVSEEAAENPKSVREECIPMKRRRRAKLCSSAETLESHPDIGKSTPQKTAEADPRRGVGSPPGRKKTTVSVPRSRKGDAASQFLVFCQKHRDEVVAEHPDASGEEIEELLRSQWSLLSEKQRARYNTKFALVAPVQAEEDSGNVNGKKRNHTKRIQDPTEDAEAEDTPRKRLRTDKHSLRKRDTITDKTARTSSYKAMEAASSLKSQAATKNLSDACKPLKKRNRASTAASSALGFSKSSSPSASLTENELLWEPTPVKLDLNPAALYCT, encoded by the exons ATGGAATTTAGCATCAAGCAGAGTCCCCTTTCTGTTCAGAGTGTTGTAAAGTGCATAAAGATGAAGCAGGCACCAGAAATCCTCGGCAGTGCCAACGGGAAGACTCCGAGCTGCGAGGTGAACCGTGAGTGTTCTGTGTTCCTCAGCAAAGCCCAGCTCTCCAGTAGCCTGCAGGAGGGGGTCATGCAGAAGTTTAACGGCCACGACGCCCTGCCCTTTATTCCAGCCGACAAGCTGAAAGATCTTACTTCCCGGGTGTTTAATGGAGAACCCGGCGCACACGATGCCAAACTGCGTTTTGAGTCCCAGGAAATGAAAGGGATTGGGACACCCCCTAACACTACCCCTATCAAAAATGGCTCTCCAGAAATTAAGCTGAAAATCACCAAAACATACATGAATGGGAAGCCTCTCTTTGAATCTTCCATTTGTGGTGACAGTGCTGCTGATGTGTCTCAGTCAgaagaaaatggacaaaaaccagaaaacaaggcGAGAAGGAACAGGAAGAGGAGCATAAAATATGACTCCTTGCTGGAGCAGGGCCTTGTCGAAGCAGCTCTTGTGTCTAAGATCTCAAGTCCTTCAGATAAAAAG ATTCCAGCTAAGAAAGAGTCTTGTCCAAACACTGGAAGAGACAAAGACCACCTGTTGAAATACAACGTTGGTGATTTGGTGTGGTCCAAAGTGTCGGGTTACCCTTGGTGGCCTTGCATGGTTTCTGCAGATCCACTCCTTCACAGCTATACCAAACTTAAAG gtcAGAAAAAGAGTGCACGCCAGTATCACGTACAGTTCTTTGGTGACGCCCCAGAAAGAGCTTGGATATTTGAGAAGAGCCTCGTAGCTTTTGAAGGAGAAGGACAGTTTGAAAAATTATGCCAGGAAAGTGCCAAGCAGGCACCCACGAAAGCTGAGAAAATTAAG ctATTGAAACCAATTTCAGGGAAATTGAGGGCCCAGTGGGAAATGGGCATTGTTCAAGCAGAAGAAGCTGCAAGCATGTCAGTGGAGGAGCGGAAAGCCAAGTTCACCTTTCTCTATGTGGGGGACCAGCTTCATCTCAACCCTCAAGTAGCCAAGGAGGCTGGCATTGCTGCAGAGTCTTTGGGAGAAATGGCAGAATCCTCAGGAGTCAGTGAAGAAGCTGCTGAAAACCCCAAGTCTGTGAGAGAAGAGTGCATTCCCATGAAGAGAAGGCGGAGGGCCAAACTGTGTAGCTCTGCAGAGACCCTGGAGAGTCACCCCGACATAGGGAAGAGTACTCCTCAAAAGACGGCAGAGGCTGACCCCAGAAGAGGAGTAGGGTCTCCTCCTGGGAGGAAGAAGACCACAGTCTCCGTGCCACGAAGCAGGAAGGGAGATGCAGCATCCCAGTTTTTGGTCTTCTGTCAAAAACACAGGGATGAG GTGGTAGCTGAGCACCCAGATGCTTCAGGTGAGGAGATTGAAGAGCTGCTCAGGTCACAGTGGAGTCTGCTGAGTGAGAAGCAGAGAGCACGCTACAACACCAAGTTTGCCCTGGTGGCCCCTGTCCAGGCTGAAGAAGACTCTG GTAAcgtaaatgggaaaaaaagaaaccacacaaAGAGGATACAGGACCCTACAGAAGATGCTGAAGCTGAGGACACACCCAGGAAAAGACTCAGGACGGACAAGCACAGTCTTCGGAAG agagACACAATCACTGACAAAACGGCCAGAACAAGCTCTTACAAGGCCATGGAGGCAGCCTCCTCGCTCAAGAGCCAGGCAG